GCGGGGCGCAAGTCGATCAGCACGTTGCGCAATACCCCGGTGACCTTGAGCCGCTCGACGGCCGTAGCGACACCTTCCGGAAGCGGCCCCAAAGCGTTCAGTAACGGGGTGAGCGGCGTGAGGTCGATGCGGTCGGCTTGCAGATGCAAAAGCTCTGGCGTCTCGTCGGTCGCCGCGGTTTGTTGAAATTGCAGTTTCGATTCCCAGCGAGTTTCACCCAGGCTCATCGCCAGGGAATCCAGGGTCACCAGCACACCCGTGGAGCTGCGCTGGAAATAGCCGTTAAGCGCCAGATTGTTGATCTGGATTGGCTTGCGCTCGGCGTAGGCGCCCTTGAGTTGCGGTGCGTTCAAACGGATCGCGGCGCTTTGCAGGGCGCCCTCGCTCCAGTTCACCCAGAGCTCGCCACCGGCCTTGATCTCGGAGAAATTCCATTGTTGGGTCAGACGCTCGGGCAACCATTTCGACCAATCGCTTTGCGGCAGGCTCAAGTAAGCCTCAACCTCGCCGTCCTGCCACTGGCTGGCGCGGATACGGGTACGCAGGCTCATCGCAACCGGCTGGCCATCGGGCAGGGTCAAACGGGCGTCGAGGCGCTGACGCGACACACCGGTTCTCAGATTGAGGCCAACGTAGGTCAGGGTCAGCGGCGGCTGATCCAGTGGCTGCAAGGTCACCTGACTGTCGAGCACCGACAATTGCTGGACCATCTGCATACTATTGAACAACTGCTCCGGGTCCAGCGGCTGATCCTGCCGCACCGGCAATCCTTCCAGCGCCCAATGACCGTCCTCGCCTTCCTTGAGGCTGATCTTCAAGCCGTTGAGCTCCAGATGTGCGATGCGTATTTCGCGCGCCAGCAGGCTGGCCCACAGATCCGGCACCGCGCGCACCTGGTCCAGGCGCAAGGCATTGGAGCCTTCGCCAACCATCACGTCATGAGCCAGCAGAACCGGGGCGAGGCCACTCCAGTTGCCCTCCAGTTCGCCGATGTGCAGCGGCATGCCCACGGCGGTGCTGGCTTTGGTTTCGACATCGGCACGGTATTCGGCCACCAGCGGTGTCAGCTCCCGACCGAGGCTGACAAACAGCGCCATCAACACCAAAACCAACGCACACAGGCCCAGACCCCAGCGGGTCAGTGCGGCCAAAATGCGTGTCAGACGGTCCATGTCAGTTGGCTCCCATGGCAAAAATACTGCAAAAAGCTGAGGCCAGCCGTTCTAGTGGAATTGAAATACAACGCTTCAGAGCAGCACCACGTCGTATTGTTCCTGGGAATACATGGTTTCTACCTGAAACCGAATGGTGCGCCCGATAAACCCTTCGAGCTCAGCGACATTGCCCGACTCTTCATCGAGCAAGCGGTCGACCACTTTCTGGTTCGCCAGCACGCGATAGCCTTCGGCCTGATAGGCACGGGCCTCACGCAGGATTTCGCGGAAGATCTCGTAGCAGACGGTTTCCGGGGTCTTGAGCTTGCCGCGCCCCTGGCAGCTGCTGCACGGTTCGCACAGCACTTGCTCGAGACTTTCGCGGGTGCGCTTGCGGGTCATCTGCACCAGGCCCAGCTCGGTGATGCCGATGATGTTGGTCTTGGCGTGATCGCGCTCCAGTTGCTTCTCGAGGGTGCGCAACACCTGACGCTGATGCTCTTCATCTTCCATGTCGATGAAGTCGATGATGATGATCCCGCCCAGGTTGCGCAGACGCAGTTGACGGGCAATGGCGGTGGCGGCTTCGAGGTTGGTCTTGAAGATGGTTTCTTCGAGATTGCGATGACCGACGAAGGCTCCGGTGTTGACGTCGATGGTGCTCATGGCTTCCGCCGGGTCGACCACCAGATAGCCGCCGGACTTGAGCGGCACTTTGCGCTCCAGGGCTTTCTGGATTTCGTCTTCGACGCCATACAGGTCGAAAATCGGCCGCTCGCCCGGATAATGCTCCAGACGGTCAGCGATTTCCGGCATCAGTTCGGCGACGAACTGTGTGGTTTTCTGGAAGGTTTCCCGGGAGTCGATGCGGATCTTTTCGATCTTCGGGCTCACCAGGTCGCGCAAGGTGCGCAACGCCAGGCCGAGGTCTTCGTAGATCACACTCGGTGCGCTGATGGTTTTGATCTGGGCGTTGATCTGGTCCCAAAGCCTGCGCAGGTAGCGGATATCCATGAGGATTTCATCGGCTCCGGCCCCTTCGGCAGCGGTACGCAGAATGAAACCGCCGGCTTCCTTGATACCTTCTTTCTCCACGCAGTCGGTGACCACTTGCTTGAGGCGTTCGCGCTCGGCTTCGTCTTCGATCTTCAGGGAAATACCGACGTGGGCAGTGCGCGGCATGTACACCAGATAGCGCGACGGGATCGACAGTTGCGTGGTCAGGCGTGCGCCTTTGGAGCCGATCGGGTCCTTGGTGACTTGCACCACCAGGCTTTGGCCTTCGTGAACCAGCGAGCTGATGCTCTCCACCGCCGGGCCTTCGCGCAGGGAAATTTCCGAGGCGTGAATGAATGCGGCGCGGTCTAGCCCGATATCGACGAAGGCGGCCTGCATGCCCGGCAATACCCGAACGACCTTGCCTTTGTAGATGTTGCCGACGATCCCGCGTTTTTGCGTGCGTTCGACATGGACCTCTTGCAGAACACCGTTTTCGACCACCGCCACGCGTGATTCCATCGGCGTGATGTTGATCAGGATCTCTTCACTCATGGCAGGGTCTCGTTCAGGCATGTTCACGATAATGGCCGCATCTTGTCAGTACGACGCTCAGTGCGCGTTAAGGGTTTGCCAACAGGGTATGCCGAAATGGCCGAGCAGTTCTGCGGTTTCGCACAGCGGCAAACCGACCACCGCCGAGTAACTGCCATTGAGCCCGGTAACGAACACCGCGCCCAGCCCTTGAATCCCGTAGCCGCCCGCCTTGTCCCGGGGTTCGCCGCTGGCCCAATAGGCCGCCGCTTCATCGCGGCCGATGGTGCGAAAACGCACCAGACTGCGCACCACCAGAGACTCGCAACGTTCACCATCGTGCACCGCAATCGCCGTCAGCACTTCATGCTCACACCCGGACAACAGCATAAGCATGGCGCACGCTTCGGCTTCATCCACCGGTTTGCCGAGAATTTTCCCGTCCAGCACCACGGCAGTGTCGGCGCCCAGCACGCAGAAATCCGCGTCGGACACGATCGCCCCGCGCCCGACCTCGGCCTTGCCGCGCGCCAGACGCTCGACATAGGCCGATGGGGATTCTTCAGGGAAAGGGGTTTCGTCGATGTCCGCGCTGATGGTGGTGAACGGCACACCGATCTGAGCGAGCAGTTCACGCCGACGCGGCGAGCCTGAGGCGAGGTACAGCTGTTTCATCAAGACATCTCCCTGTCTAGTGCCCTGTCTCACGAATACTGTTCCTTTTTGGCGAGACAGGGCACCGGGTGCGAGCACATGCCTGACCGAATTAATTGATTTTGTAGTGTCGACGCAAACCGCGCAAACCGAAGCTGATCCAAGGCCAGAGCAACGCACTGACCAGCGCTGGCAACACCAGCGCCAGGGTCGGCTGACGATTACCGGTCAGGGCGCTCAGCCACAACTGAACCAGTTGGGCGAGGCCGAAGATCACCAGGATCACCAGGCTCTGCTGCCACATCGGGAACATGCGCAGGCGCTGTTGCAGCGACAGCACCAGGAATGTAATGAGCGTGAGGATCAATGCGTTCTGGCCCAGCAACGTGCCATACAGCACGTCTTCGGCCAACCCCAGGCACCAGGCCGTCACCATGCCGACTTTCTGCGGCATGGCCAACGCCCAGAAGGCCAACAGCAAGGCCAGCCACAAAGGACGCAGGATTTCCATGAATTGCGGCAGCGGTGAAACGCTGAGCAACATGCCGATGGCGAACGTCAGCCAGACCATCCAGCCGTTTCGGGAGGAAGTTGCACCGCCCATTATTCTGTTCCCCCAGTAGTGGCCGGCGCGGCGACAGGCGGTTTGGCAGCAGGCTTCACGGCCGCGGGTTTGGGTTTGGCGGCCGTCGCCGTCGCGGGTGGCTTGGCGGCAGCAGGATGGGACGCGGCAGGTTTGACTGGGGTCGCGGCGGCAGGTGCGGCAGGTGCGGCAGCCGGAGTTGCAGCGGCAGCCGGTACCACCGACGCGGCCGGTTTCGGCACGGTTGCAGGAATGATCGGCCCGCCACCTTGCCGGTCCAGAGCCTCTTGAGCTTGGGCGGCTTCGTTGGCGCGCTCCTCGGCTGTGCGACCATCACTGAACACCAACAGCAAATAACGACTGCGGTTCAGCGCGGCAGTCGGCACCGCACGCACAATGGCAAACGGTTGACCGGAATCGTGGATCACTTCCTTGACCGTCGCTACCGGGTAACCCGCCGGGAAACGCTGACCGAGGCCGGAGCTGACCAGCAGATCGCCTTCCTTAATATCGGCGGTATCGGCCACATGACGCAGCTCAAGGCGTTCCGGGTTGCCGGTGCCGCTGGCAATCGCACGCAGACCGTTACGGTTCACCTGCACCGGAATGCTGTGGGTGGTGTCGGTCAGCAACAGTACCCGAGAGGTGTACGGCATCAACTCGACCACCTGCCCCATCAGGCCACGGGCATCGAGCACCGGCTGACCGAGGATCACACCGTCGCGCTCACCTTTATTGATGATGATGCGATGGGTAAAGGGGTTGGGGTCCATGCCGATCAACTCGGCCACTTCGACCTTCTCGTTGACCAGCGCGGAAGAGTTGAGCAACTCGCGCAGCCGAACGTTCTGCTCGGTGAGGGCGGCAAGCTTTTGCATGCGGCCCTGCAACAGCAGGTTTTCGGTTTTGAGTTTTTCGTTTTCGGCGACCAGCTCGGTCCGGCTGCCGAATTGGCTGGCCACACCTTGCCATAGCCGCTGTGGCAGGTCGGTGATCCAGTAAGACTGCATCAGCACCAGCGACATTTGGCTACGCACTGGCTTGAGCAGTGTGAAGCGGGCATCGACCACCATCAGCGCGACCGATAGCACGACCAGCACCAACAAGCGCACGCCCAGTGAGGGGCCTTTGGTGAAAAGCGGTTTAATAAGCCGCTCCTCCCAGGCAAATGTTCTCTTTATTCATACGGCATCAAACCGGCCTGGATGCAGACTGACAGAAGATAAACGCCAACAGGCAGCACTGCAAAGTGCTGCCTGCGGGCTCACCAGCATAGATGCATCGGGCGAGATCACTCGCTCGACAGCAGGTCCATGGTGTGTTTATCCATCATTTCCAATGCACGGCCACCGCCGCGAGCAACGCAGGTCAGCGGGTCTTCGGCGACGATCACCGGCAGACCGGTTTCCTGGGCCAGCAACTTGTCGAGGTCGCGCAGCAAAGCGCCACCACCGGTCAGTACCAGACCACGCTCGGCGATATCGGAAGCCAGTTCCGGAGGCGATTGCTCCAGCGCACTTTTCACTGCCTGAACGATAGTGGCCAGCGACTCTTGCAGAGCTTCCAGCACTTCGTTGGAGTTCAGGGTGAATGCGCGTGGAACGCCTTCGGCCAGGTTACGGCCACGAACGTCGACTTCACGAACTTCGCCGCCCGGGTAGGCCGTACCGATTTCCTGTTTGATGCGCTCGGCGGTGGATTCGCCGATCAGGCTGCCGTAGTTGCGACGCACGTAGGTGATGATCGCTTCGTCGAAGCGGTCGCCGCCAACCCGTACGGATTCGGCATAGACCACACCGTTGAGGGAGATCAGCGCGATTTCAGTGGTACCGCCACCGATATCGACAACCATCGAACCGCGAGCTTCTTCAACCGGCAGGCCGGCACCGATCGCAGCAGCCATTGGCTCTTCAATCAGGAACACTTCACGGGCGCCGGCACCGAGGGCCGACTCACGGATGGCACGACGCTCAACCTGGGTGGATTTGCATGGAACGCAGATCAGCACACGAGGGCTAGGCTGCAAAAAGCTGTTTTCGTGAACCTTGTTGATAAAGTACTGCAGCATTTTTTCGCAAACGCTGAAGTCGGCGATCACGCCGTCCTTCATCGGACGAATGGCTGCAATATTGCCCGGCGTACGACCGAGCATGCGCTTGGCCTCGGTGCCGACAGCAACGACACTTTTCTGGTTACCGTGTGTCCGAATAGCCACAACCGATGGCTCATTCAGGACGATACCGCGCTCGCGCACGTAAATAAGGGTGTTGGCAGTGCCCAGGTCAATGGAAAGATCGCTGGAAAACATGCCACGCAGTTTCTTGAACATGGGAAAGGGACCCTAGGCAACGCGTGGGTAAAAAAGTGCGGCAAACTCTAACAACGACAGGGATTTTGGGCAAGGCGCCAATATGTTAAATTGGCTGCTTTTCTGTGCACCAAGCACCACAATCGCGGCCTTGAGACCGTAGATATGCGGTAGTGTTCCGACAATCTAACACACGGACGCGGTCCGTTTTGTTTTCCACTGGAGATTCCCATGGCGCTTGAACGCTCCGACGTGGAAAAAATCGCTCATCTGGCCTGCCTTGGCCTCAATGATGCCGATCTTCCACACATCACTTCGGCCCTGAACAGCATTCTCGGGCTGGTCGACGAAATGCAAGCGGTCAATACCGACGGTATCGAGCCGCTGGCCCACCCACTGGAAGCCAGCCAGCGCCTGCGTGCAGACGTCGTGACCGAGACCAATCATCGCGAGGCCTATCAGTCCATCGCACCAGCGGTCGAAAACGGCCTGTACCTGGTTCCGAAAGTCATCGACTAAAGGGAAAGAGCCTGCAATGCATCAATTGACTCTGGCCGAGATCGCCCGCGGACTCGCCGATAAAAAGTTTTCCTCCGAAGAGCTGACCAAAGTCCTGCTGGCGCGCATCGCCCAGCTCGACCCGCAGCTCAACAGTTTCATCAGCCTCACCGAAGACCTGGCACTGCAGCAGGCGAAAGCCGCTGACGCACGTCGGGCCAACGGTGAGAGCGGCGCCCTGCTCGGCGCGCCGATCGCCCACAAAGACCTGTTCTGCACCCAGGGCATCCGCACCAGCTGCGGCTCGAAGATGCTCGACAACTTCAAGGCGCCGTACGACGCCACCGTGGTCGCCAAACTGGCCGCTGCCGGGGCCGTGACTCTGGGCAAGACCAACATGGACGAATTCGCCATGGGGTCGGCCAACGAGTCGAGCTACTACGGCGCGGTGAAAAACCCGTGGAACCTGGAATATGTTCCGGGCGGTTCGTCCGGCGGTTCCGCGGCGGCGGTGGCCGCTCGTCTGTTGCCGGCGGCAACGGGCACCGACACCGGCGGCTCCATTCGTCAGCCCGCTGCGCTGACCAACCTAACCGGCCTGAAACCGACGTACGGTCGTGTTTCGCGCTGGGGCATGATCGCCTACGCATCCAGCCTCGATCAGGGCGGCCCGCTGGCCCGTACCGCCGAAGACTGCGCGATCCTGCTGCAAGGCATGGCCGGTTTCGACCCGCAGGACTCCACCAGCATCGACGAGCCCGTGCCTGATTACAGCGCCGGCCTCAACGGTTCGCTGCAAGGCCTGCGCATCGGCGTGCCGAAGGAATACTTCAGCGCCGGCCTGGACCCGCGCATCGCCGACCTGATCATGGCCAGCGTTGAAGAGCTGAAAAAGCTCGGCGCCGTGATCAAGGAAATCAGCCTGCCGAACATGCAGCACGCGATTCCTGCGTACTACGTGATCGCCCCGGCGGAAGCGTCCTCCAACCTGTCGCGCTTCGATGGCGTACGTTTCGGCTATCGCTGCGAAGACCCGAAAAACCTGGAAGACCTGTACAAGCGTTCCCGTGGCGAAGGTTTCGGCCCGGAAGTGCAGCGCCGGATCATGGTCGGTGCCTATGCGCTGTCGGCCGGTTACTACGACGCCTACTACCTGAAGGCGCAGAAGATCCGTCGTCTGATCAAGAACGACTTCATGGCCGCCTTCAATGAGGTCGACATCATCCTCGGCCCAACCACGCCGAACCCGGCCTGGAAGCTCGGCGCCAAGAACAACGACCCGGTCGCCGCGTATCTGGAAGACGTCTACACCATCACCGCCAACCTCGCCGGTCTGCCGGGCTTGTCCATGCCTGCAGGTTTTGTCGATGGCCTGCCGGTCGGCGTGCAACTGCTCGCCCCGTATTTCCAGGAAGGTCGCCTGTTGAACGTTGCCCATCAGTATCAGCAAAACACTGACTGGCACACCCGCACCCCAACCGGCTTCTGAGGAGAAACACATGCAATGGGAAGTCGTGATCGGGCTGGAGATTCATACCCAGCTCACCACCCGGTCGAAAATCTTTTCCGGTAGTTCCACCACCTTCGGTTCCGAGCCGAACACCCAGGCCAGCCTGGTTGACCTCGGCATGCCCGGCGTATTGCCGGTGCTGAACCAGGAAGCAGTGCGCATGGCGGTGATGTTCGGCCTGGCCATCGATGCCGAGATCGGTCAGCACAACGTGTTCGCCCGCAAAAACTACTTCTACCCGGACCTGCCCAAGGGCTATCAGATCAGCCAGATGGAATTGCCGATCGTCGGCAAGGGCCACCTGGACATCGCCCTCGACGACGGCACGGTCAAACGCGTCGGCATCACTCGCGCGCACCTGGAAGAAGACGCCGGTAAAAGCCTGCACGAAGAATTCAGCGGCGCCACCGGCATCGACCTGAACCGTGCCGGCACGCCGTTGCTGGAAATCGTTTCCGAGCCGGACATGCGCAGCGCCAAGGAAGCCGTGGCTTACGTCAAGGCTATCCACGCGCTGGTACGCTACCTGGGCATCTGCGACGGCAACATGGCCGAAGGCTCGCTGCGTTGCGACTGCAACGTGTCGATCCGTCCGAAAGGCCAGGCCGAGTTCGGTACTCGCTGCGAGATCAAGAACGTTAACTCGTTCCGCTTCATCGAGAAGGCGATCAATAGCGAAGTGCAACGCCAAATCGAACTGATCGAAGACGGCGGCAAAGTGATCCAGCAAACCCGCCTGTACGATCCGAACAAGGACGAAACCCGTCCGATGCGCAGCAAAGAGGAAGCCAACGACTACCGTTACTTCCCCGACCCGGACCTGCTGCCGGTGGTCATCGAGGACTCGTTCCTCAACGAGGTGCGCGCCACCCTGCCGGAACTGCCGCCGCAGAAACGCGAGCGTTTCCAGCAGCAGTTCGGTTTGTCGGTGTATGACGCCAGCGTACTGGCCACCAGCCGCGAACAAGCCGATTACTTCGAGAAAGTCGTGAGCATCAGTGGCGACGCCAAACTGGCGGCCAACTGGGTCATGGTTGAACTGGGCAGCCTGCTGAACAAGCAAGGCCTGGACATCGACCAGTCGCCGGTTTCGGCCGAGCAACTGGGCGGCATGCTGTTGCGCATCAAGGACAACACTATCTCCGGCAAGATCGCCAAAGTGGTGTTTGAAGCCATGGCCAACGGCGAAGGCAGCGCGGACGAAATCATCGACAAACGCGGCCTCAAGCAAGTGACCGACACCGGCGCGATCTCGGCGGTACTGGACGAAATGCTCGCGGCCAACGCTGAACAGGTCGAACAATACCGCGCGGCAGACGAAGCCAAACGCGGCAAGATGTTCGGCTTCTTCGTCGGCCAGGCCATGAAAGCCTCCAAAGGCAAGGCCAACCCGCAACAGGTCAACGAACTGCTTAAAAGCAAGCTCGAAGGCTGATGAGAATGGAGCCAACTTTCAATATTGGCTCCATTCCTTGTGGCGAGGGAGCTTGCTCCCGCTGGTCTGCGAAGCAGGCCCAAATCGGCAACCGCACTCTTTCAGCGAGAATGCATCAGCCGATTTTGCGACCGTTTCTTGGTCGAGCGGGAGCAAGCGCCCTCGCCACATTTATTTTGGGAGCCGTCCAAATGAAACGTCTGCTCAGCGCTTGCGCCTTACTCTCTCTGCTGGCCGGTTGTGCCAGTACCGACACCATCGATCCACACGGCTACGACAAGACCGGCACGGCTTCGTATTACGGTGCCAAGCACCATGGCAAAAACACCGCCAGCGGTGAGCGTTTCAACCAGCATGGCCTGACCGCTGCCCATCGCCAGTTGCCATTCGGCACCCGGGTGAAGATTACCAACCTGAATAACGACAGATCCTGTGTGGTACGCATCAACGACCGTGGACCGTATTCTCGCGGGCGCCTGATCGACGTGTCCCGTGAAGCGGCCGAACAGTTGGGCATGCTGCGCAGTGGCACCGCGAAGGTTCGCGTGCAAGCCCTCGACGACTGATAGATGGAGCGCTGACTATTTTCGGACTGGCCGATTTACCCCTGATCAGCGTGATTGAATTGCTCTGCGGTCTGTTTTTATTGATCGCCGGCGCCGAACTGATGGTGCGCGCCGCGGTACGCCTGGCCGCGCGCCTGCATGTGCGGCCGCTGATCATCGGCCTGACCATCGTGGCCCTCGGCAGCAGCGCACCGCAGATGGCGGTCAGCTTGCAAGCCACCCTGGCGCAAAACGCCGACATCGCCGTCGGTAGCGTGATCGGCAGCAGCATCTTCAACATCCTCGTCACCCTCGGGCTCTCGGCGCTGATTACTCCATTGCGGGTTTCGCGACAATTGGTGCGTCTGGATATTCCACTGATGATCGGCGCCAGCCTGCTGGTGTTCGTACTGGCGTGGAACAAAGAACTGAATCGGGTCGACGGCATGATGCTGCTGGCCGCGCTGGCGCTGTACCTGGGCTTGCTGCTGCGCCAGTCGCGGCACTCGACCCGTCCGCCATCAGGGGCTCATGAAGCGTCGCAGGCACCGTGGTTCAGCAGCCTGCTGATGATTGTCGCCGGGCTGGCGATGCTGGTGTTCGCCGGGCACTTGTTGCTCGGCGCCGCGGTGGCGGTCGCGACCGACCTGGGGTTGTCGGAGCGGATCATCGGCCTGACCATCGTCGCCGTCAGCACCTCCCTGCCGGAACTGGCCACTTCGTTGATCGCCGCGCTGCGCGGTCAGCGGGACATCGCGGTGGGCAACGTGATCGGCAGCAACCTGTTCAACCTCTTGGGCGTGCTCGGGCTGACCGCATTGATCGCACCATCACCACTGTCGGTCTCGCCCAACGCGCTGGATTTCGA
The Pseudomonas sp. GR 6-02 genome window above contains:
- the rng gene encoding ribonuclease G → MSEEILINITPMESRVAVVENGVLQEVHVERTQKRGIVGNIYKGKVVRVLPGMQAAFVDIGLDRAAFIHASEISLREGPAVESISSLVHEGQSLVVQVTKDPIGSKGARLTTQLSIPSRYLVYMPRTAHVGISLKIEDEAERERLKQVVTDCVEKEGIKEAGGFILRTAAEGAGADEILMDIRYLRRLWDQINAQIKTISAPSVIYEDLGLALRTLRDLVSPKIEKIRIDSRETFQKTTQFVAELMPEIADRLEHYPGERPIFDLYGVEDEIQKALERKVPLKSGGYLVVDPAEAMSTIDVNTGAFVGHRNLEETIFKTNLEAATAIARQLRLRNLGGIIIIDFIDMEDEEHQRQVLRTLEKQLERDHAKTNIIGITELGLVQMTRKRTRESLEQVLCEPCSSCQGRGKLKTPETVCYEIFREILREARAYQAEGYRVLANQKVVDRLLDEESGNVAELEGFIGRTIRFQVETMYSQEQYDVVLL
- a CDS encoding Maf family protein codes for the protein MKQLYLASGSPRRRELLAQIGVPFTTISADIDETPFPEESPSAYVERLARGKAEVGRGAIVSDADFCVLGADTAVVLDGKILGKPVDEAEACAMLMLLSGCEHEVLTAIAVHDGERCESLVVRSLVRFRTIGRDEAAAYWASGEPRDKAGGYGIQGLGAVFVTGLNGSYSAVVGLPLCETAELLGHFGIPCWQTLNAH
- the mreD gene encoding rod shape-determining protein MreD, which encodes MGGATSSRNGWMVWLTFAIGMLLSVSPLPQFMEILRPLWLALLLAFWALAMPQKVGMVTAWCLGLAEDVLYGTLLGQNALILTLITFLVLSLQQRLRMFPMWQQSLVILVIFGLAQLVQLWLSALTGNRQPTLALVLPALVSALLWPWISFGLRGLRRHYKIN
- the mreC gene encoding rod shape-determining protein MreC gives rise to the protein MKPLFTKGPSLGVRLLVLVVLSVALMVVDARFTLLKPVRSQMSLVLMQSYWITDLPQRLWQGVASQFGSRTELVAENEKLKTENLLLQGRMQKLAALTEQNVRLRELLNSSALVNEKVEVAELIGMDPNPFTHRIIINKGERDGVILGQPVLDARGLMGQVVELMPYTSRVLLLTDTTHSIPVQVNRNGLRAIASGTGNPERLELRHVADTADIKEGDLLVSSGLGQRFPAGYPVATVKEVIHDSGQPFAIVRAVPTAALNRSRYLLLVFSDGRTAEERANEAAQAQEALDRQGGGPIIPATVPKPAASVVPAAAATPAAAPAAPAAATPVKPAASHPAAAKPPATATAAKPKPAAVKPAAKPPVAAPATTGGTE
- the mreB gene encoding rod shape-determining protein MreB, which encodes MFKKLRGMFSSDLSIDLGTANTLIYVRERGIVLNEPSVVAIRTHGNQKSVVAVGTEAKRMLGRTPGNIAAIRPMKDGVIADFSVCEKMLQYFINKVHENSFLQPSPRVLICVPCKSTQVERRAIRESALGAGAREVFLIEEPMAAAIGAGLPVEEARGSMVVDIGGGTTEIALISLNGVVYAESVRVGGDRFDEAIITYVRRNYGSLIGESTAERIKQEIGTAYPGGEVREVDVRGRNLAEGVPRAFTLNSNEVLEALQESLATIVQAVKSALEQSPPELASDIAERGLVLTGGGALLRDLDKLLAQETGLPVIVAEDPLTCVARGGGRALEMMDKHTMDLLSSE
- the gatC gene encoding Asp-tRNA(Asn)/Glu-tRNA(Gln) amidotransferase subunit GatC is translated as MALERSDVEKIAHLACLGLNDADLPHITSALNSILGLVDEMQAVNTDGIEPLAHPLEASQRLRADVVTETNHREAYQSIAPAVENGLYLVPKVID
- the gatA gene encoding Asp-tRNA(Asn)/Glu-tRNA(Gln) amidotransferase subunit GatA; translation: MHQLTLAEIARGLADKKFSSEELTKVLLARIAQLDPQLNSFISLTEDLALQQAKAADARRANGESGALLGAPIAHKDLFCTQGIRTSCGSKMLDNFKAPYDATVVAKLAAAGAVTLGKTNMDEFAMGSANESSYYGAVKNPWNLEYVPGGSSGGSAAAVAARLLPAATGTDTGGSIRQPAALTNLTGLKPTYGRVSRWGMIAYASSLDQGGPLARTAEDCAILLQGMAGFDPQDSTSIDEPVPDYSAGLNGSLQGLRIGVPKEYFSAGLDPRIADLIMASVEELKKLGAVIKEISLPNMQHAIPAYYVIAPAEASSNLSRFDGVRFGYRCEDPKNLEDLYKRSRGEGFGPEVQRRIMVGAYALSAGYYDAYYLKAQKIRRLIKNDFMAAFNEVDIILGPTTPNPAWKLGAKNNDPVAAYLEDVYTITANLAGLPGLSMPAGFVDGLPVGVQLLAPYFQEGRLLNVAHQYQQNTDWHTRTPTGF
- the gatB gene encoding Asp-tRNA(Asn)/Glu-tRNA(Gln) amidotransferase subunit GatB, which codes for MQWEVVIGLEIHTQLTTRSKIFSGSSTTFGSEPNTQASLVDLGMPGVLPVLNQEAVRMAVMFGLAIDAEIGQHNVFARKNYFYPDLPKGYQISQMELPIVGKGHLDIALDDGTVKRVGITRAHLEEDAGKSLHEEFSGATGIDLNRAGTPLLEIVSEPDMRSAKEAVAYVKAIHALVRYLGICDGNMAEGSLRCDCNVSIRPKGQAEFGTRCEIKNVNSFRFIEKAINSEVQRQIELIEDGGKVIQQTRLYDPNKDETRPMRSKEEANDYRYFPDPDLLPVVIEDSFLNEVRATLPELPPQKRERFQQQFGLSVYDASVLATSREQADYFEKVVSISGDAKLAANWVMVELGSLLNKQGLDIDQSPVSAEQLGGMLLRIKDNTISGKIAKVVFEAMANGEGSADEIIDKRGLKQVTDTGAISAVLDEMLAANAEQVEQYRAADEAKRGKMFGFFVGQAMKASKGKANPQQVNELLKSKLEG
- a CDS encoding septal ring lytic transglycosylase RlpA family protein; the protein is MKRLLSACALLSLLAGCASTDTIDPHGYDKTGTASYYGAKHHGKNTASGERFNQHGLTAAHRQLPFGTRVKITNLNNDRSCVVRINDRGPYSRGRLIDVSREAAEQLGMLRSGTAKVRVQALDD
- a CDS encoding calcium/sodium antiporter, whose product is MIELLCGLFLLIAGAELMVRAAVRLAARLHVRPLIIGLTIVALGSSAPQMAVSLQATLAQNADIAVGSVIGSSIFNILVTLGLSALITPLRVSRQLVRLDIPLMIGASLLVFVLAWNKELNRVDGMMLLAALALYLGLLLRQSRHSTRPPSGAHEASQAPWFSSLLMIVAGLAMLVFAGHLLLGAAVAVATDLGLSERIIGLTIVAVSTSLPELATSLIAALRGQRDIAVGNVIGSNLFNLLGVLGLTALIAPSPLSVSPNALDFDLPVMLGVALLCLPVFYSGYRVTRAEGLLFLGLYLAYGLHVVSFTAGMPLAGKLEHLMLFFVLPALVAFLLFTSLRAWRRQHHKREMP